The following proteins are encoded in a genomic region of Helicobacter colisuis:
- the exbD gene encoding TonB system transport protein ExbD, whose amino-acid sequence MVKIPKNESLNIVPFIDIMLVLLAIVLSVSTFIAQGKIQIELPQSTNQEQQKDEKKVQILVDKDNQIYLDEKVIALENLKVELEKLDSKTLVELRSDKDAKFETFIQIIDILKGKAHENFSIATQAKQ is encoded by the coding sequence ATGGTCAAGATTCCTAAAAATGAATCGCTTAATATCGTTCCTTTTATCGATATTATGCTGGTTCTATTAGCCATTGTGCTAAGTGTTTCAACTTTTATCGCGCAAGGTAAAATACAAATCGAGCTTCCACAAAGCACTAATCAAGAGCAACAAAAAGATGAAAAAAAGGTGCAAATTCTAGTAGATAAGGACAATCAAATTTATTTGGATGAAAAAGTAATAGCGCTAGAGAATTTAAAAGTGGAGTTAGAAAAGCTTGATTCTAAGACACTAGTAGAATTGCGTAGTGATAAGGATGCAAAATTTGAAACTTTCATTCAAATTATTGATATTTTAAAAGGAAAAGCACATGAAAACTTTAGCATTGCAACACAAGCCAAACAATAG
- a CDS encoding AAA family ATPase, which produces MKKSNAKKDSLRFRLETILKDSSLEDFVDKETYIEYKIENKTIAIISNKKLTIKYNSLTEGEFYINKILFLNDNRSSIAEILSSPSGLRAKFSLYTNDMINNFKKSLDNLNQNTQIIQTMDINVQKKKKVGYEQYYIQRENKGNKEIKLENASSGEKSSVIIELICSYFASEYDFYKAFSNGIREFLWELDINKLENVRDYLSQMQNNQNMCILIEEPENNLYPTNQEKISYYLADLRTKKHKPQVIISTHSPYILSALNNTLYAGQLLNKKIEIEKIEKILPSSLKPSEFIAYKIENGMATNIIDTETNLINAEEIDGASDSIMDKFDMLLELNHTPKVNK; this is translated from the coding sequence AATGCTAAGAAGGATTCATTAAGATTTAGATTAGAAACAATTTTAAAAGATTCTTCGTTAGAAGATTTTGTTGACAAAGAAACATACATAGAATATAAAATAGAAAATAAGACTATTGCTATAATCTCTAATAAAAAATTAACAATAAAATACAATTCACTTACCGAAGGTGAATTTTATATTAATAAGATACTTTTTTTAAATGATAATCGCTCATCAATTGCTGAAATACTTTCTAGCCCAAGCGGGTTAAGGGCTAAATTTTCTTTATACACTAATGATATGATTAATAATTTTAAAAAAAGTCTTGATAACCTTAATCAAAATACACAAATCATACAAACTATGGATATAAATGTCCAAAAAAAGAAAAAAGTGGGCTATGAACAATATTATATTCAAAGAGAGAATAAAGGTAATAAAGAAATAAAACTTGAAAATGCTAGCTCAGGAGAAAAAAGTTCTGTTATTATCGAGCTTATTTGTTCTTATTTTGCATCAGAATATGATTTTTATAAAGCTTTTAGTAATGGGATACGAGAGTTTTTATGGGAATTGGATATAAACAAACTCGAAAATGTAAGAGATTACCTATCTCAAATGCAAAATAATCAGAATATGTGCATTTTAATAGAAGAGCCTGAAAACAATCTCTATCCAACAAACCAAGAAAAAATCAGTTATTATTTGGCAGATTTAAGAACAAAAAAACATAAACCGCAGGTCATTATCTCAACACATAGCCCTTATATACTAAGTGCATTAAATAATACTTTATATGCTGGACAATTATTAAACAAAAAGATAGAGATAGAGAAAATAGAAAAAATATTGCCTAGCTCTTTAAAGCCAAGTGAATTTATTGCCTATAAGATAGAAAATGGGATGGCTACAAATATTATAGACACAGAAACAAATCTCATTAATGCAGAAGAGATAGATGGGGCAAGTGATAGCATTATGGATAAATTTGATATGCTACTAGAATTAAATCATACGCCAAAAGTCAATAAATAA
- the exbB gene encoding TonB-system energizer ExbB, which yields MEILKETIDYIIFGILGIMGFIALWLTIERVIFFSKIKFSDYKTQESLDDSITKNLTTLYIIYSNAPYVGLLGTVIGIMITFYDMGLSGSIDTKEIMTGLSLALKATALGLAVAIPTLIAYNALYRKITLLSNLYKTKATYGQDS from the coding sequence ATGGAAATCCTCAAAGAAACAATTGATTATATTATCTTTGGAATCCTTGGAATTATGGGCTTTATAGCTTTGTGGCTTACGATAGAGCGAGTGATCTTTTTCTCTAAAATTAAGTTTAGTGATTATAAAACGCAAGAATCTCTTGATGATTCGATTACTAAGAATCTCACTACTCTTTATATTATTTATTCTAATGCACCTTATGTTGGGCTTTTGGGAACGGTGATTGGGATTATGATTACTTTTTATGATATGGGGTTAAGTGGCAGCATTGATACTAAAGAGATTATGACAGGTTTATCCCTTGCGCTAAAAGCGACAGCTTTAGGTCTTGCAGTGGCGATTCCAACTTTGATTGCTTATAATGCTTTGTATCGAAAGATTACTCTTTTAAGCAACCTTTATAAAACAAAGGCAACTTATGGTCAAGATTCCTAA